In a single window of the Gemmatimonadota bacterium genome:
- a CDS encoding carboxypeptidase regulatory-like domain-containing protein → MKRFVRLALTVSSVLVTMLALPAVVAAQGVTTSSIHAVVTDPSGAPVAGARVTAVHTESGTSYSAITRADGRATIPGMRVGGPYKVTSTAIGFTPTSKDNIYLQLGVASDVALVASRQAVTLGELTVTAQKDQVFSSDRTGAATSVDKEVFAALPTISRGLENFTRLSPQSSGTSFVGQDNRLNNITVDGSYFNNSFGLGSQPGGRTGVAPISIDAIEQVQVNVAPFDVRQGNFAGAGVNTVTKSGTNSFSGSLYYLGRNQDLVGTKAGALIFNPGTFNFHQFGASLGGPIIKNKLFFFGSYEDDAQTQPATTFVANNGGETVAGNTTRVLKSDLETFSTYLKTNFGYDTGPYTGWNLEVPSRRFLGKLDYNLNEHNKIAVRYNLLNSSSGQAVSNSNSLGNLGNRRDNANSMSFQNSGYNILENNRSFGTEWTSTFGGNMANDLIIGYTKSDESRAALQTIFPLIDIQKDGLTYMSAGSEPFTPNNELRYNSYQLQNNFTIYGNKHDLTFGVTAEKYHSDNVFYSGSQSVYVYNSLEDFYTDANDFLANPARTASPVTLNRFQVRYNNIPGQEKPLQPLDVKSYGGYLQDSWRPNDRWRFTLGLRADVHHFDETGLENPVAAAMTFRDADGNPVQYSTSKMPKASPLWSPRFGFNWDVKGDRSTQIRGGTGVFSGTPPYVWISNQIGQNGILTGFDQQSNTKARPFNPSPAAYKPTNVTGAPAASYELDITSDNYKFSQLWRTDIAIDKRLPWNLVGTAEFIYDKDVNGASYINANLPASQTNFVGADNRPRYTSNKLNSSITGAMVLGNEAVGHSWNAAASLERAFRNGFYAKAAYSYGESKNTIDPGSVALGSWNGNPISSNPNKPEAAFSANSPGKRLFAALSYRAEYFNFGATTLSLYFEGRTIGNSSYVFSGDLNGDGASTNDLIYIPKDVSEMNFQQYNSTVNGVTKTFTVADQNAAWEAYINQDKYLSAHRGEYAKRGAVWLPMVWRTDLSVVQEAFGRGFGKKNTVSFRLDILNVGNMINKDWGLSQRLVSNSPLLAQTTGADGKALYRLRAISNVLMDHSLEKTAGNSDVWRIQLGARYTFN, encoded by the coding sequence ATGAAGCGATTTGTGCGTTTGGCACTCACGGTGTCGAGCGTCCTCGTGACGATGCTGGCATTGCCAGCGGTCGTCGCGGCACAGGGCGTGACGACGTCCTCGATCCACGCGGTCGTCACCGATCCGTCGGGCGCGCCAGTGGCCGGGGCGCGCGTCACTGCCGTGCACACCGAGTCGGGCACGTCCTACTCCGCGATCACGCGCGCCGATGGCCGTGCGACGATCCCGGGCATGCGCGTCGGTGGACCGTACAAGGTCACCTCCACCGCCATCGGCTTCACGCCGACGTCGAAGGACAACATCTACCTGCAGCTCGGTGTCGCCTCCGATGTGGCGCTCGTCGCCAGTCGCCAGGCCGTCACGCTGGGTGAGCTGACGGTCACGGCGCAAAAGGACCAGGTGTTCTCTTCGGACCGCACCGGCGCCGCCACGTCAGTCGACAAGGAAGTCTTCGCGGCCCTGCCGACGATCTCGCGCGGCCTCGAGAACTTCACGCGTCTGTCGCCGCAGTCGAGCGGCACGTCGTTCGTGGGTCAGGACAACCGCCTCAACAACATCACGGTTGACGGCTCCTACTTCAACAACTCCTTCGGTCTCGGATCGCAGCCGGGCGGCCGTACTGGCGTGGCCCCGATCTCGATCGATGCCATCGAGCAGGTGCAGGTCAACGTGGCGCCGTTCGACGTCCGCCAGGGCAACTTTGCCGGCGCCGGCGTCAACACCGTGACCAAGTCGGGCACCAACTCGTTCAGCGGTTCGCTCTACTACCTCGGCCGTAACCAGGACCTGGTCGGCACCAAGGCGGGCGCGCTGATCTTCAATCCGGGCACGTTCAACTTCCACCAGTTCGGTGCGTCGCTGGGTGGCCCGATCATCAAGAACAAGCTCTTCTTCTTCGGCAGCTACGAAGACGACGCCCAGACCCAGCCGGCCACGACCTTCGTGGCGAACAACGGCGGCGAGACCGTTGCGGGCAACACGACGCGCGTGCTCAAGTCAGACCTCGAGACCTTCTCGACCTACCTCAAGACCAACTTCGGCTACGACACCGGCCCGTACACCGGCTGGAACCTCGAGGTGCCGTCGCGCCGCTTCCTCGGCAAGCTCGACTACAACCTGAACGAGCACAACAAGATCGCGGTCCGCTACAACCTGCTGAATTCGTCGTCCGGGCAGGCGGTCTCGAACTCGAACTCGCTCGGCAACCTCGGCAACCGCCGCGACAACGCGAACTCGATGTCGTTCCAGAACAGCGGCTACAACATTCTCGAAAACAACCGCTCGTTCGGCACCGAGTGGACGTCGACGTTCGGCGGCAACATGGCCAACGACCTCATCATCGGCTACACCAAGAGCGATGAGAGCCGCGCCGCGCTGCAGACGATTTTCCCGCTCATCGACATCCAGAAGGACGGCCTCACCTACATGTCGGCCGGGTCGGAGCCGTTCACCCCGAACAACGAACTCCGTTACAACAGCTATCAGCTGCAGAACAACTTCACGATCTACGGCAACAAGCACGACCTGACCTTCGGCGTCACGGCCGAGAAGTACCACTCCGACAACGTCTTCTACTCGGGGTCGCAGAGCGTCTACGTCTACAACTCGCTCGAAGACTTCTACACCGACGCGAACGACTTCCTCGCGAATCCGGCGCGCACGGCATCGCCGGTCACACTGAACCGTTTCCAGGTCCGCTACAACAACATCCCGGGCCAGGAGAAGCCGTTGCAGCCGCTCGACGTGAAGTCGTACGGTGGCTACCTCCAGGATTCGTGGCGTCCGAATGATCGCTGGCGCTTCACCCTCGGTCTCCGCGCCGACGTGCACCACTTCGACGAAACCGGCCTCGAAAACCCGGTTGCCGCGGCGATGACGTTCCGCGATGCCGATGGCAACCCGGTGCAGTACTCCACGAGCAAGATGCCGAAGGCGTCGCCGCTCTGGTCGCCGCGTTTCGGCTTCAACTGGGACGTGAAGGGTGACCGCAGCACGCAGATCCGCGGTGGTACCGGCGTCTTCTCCGGCACGCCGCCGTACGTCTGGATCTCGAACCAGATCGGCCAGAACGGCATCCTGACGGGCTTCGACCAGCAGAGCAACACCAAGGCCCGGCCGTTCAACCCGAGCCCGGCTGCCTACAAGCCGACCAACGTCACCGGCGCCCCGGCGGCGAGCTACGAGCTCGACATCACCAGCGACAACTACAAGTTCTCGCAGCTCTGGCGCACCGACATCGCGATCGACAAGCGGCTGCCGTGGAACCTCGTCGGCACCGCCGAGTTCATCTACGACAAGGACGTGAATGGCGCGTCGTACATCAACGCCAACCTGCCTGCGTCGCAGACCAACTTCGTCGGCGCCGATAACCGCCCGCGCTACACCAGCAACAAGCTCAACAGCAGCATCACGGGCGCGATGGTCCTCGGCAACGAAGCCGTGGGCCATTCGTGGAATGCCGCTGCATCCCTCGAGCGGGCGTTCAGGAACGGCTTCTACGCCAAGGCGGCGTACAGCTATGGCGAGTCGAAGAACACCATCGACCCGGGTTCGGTCGCGCTGGGCAGCTGGAACGGCAATCCGATCTCCAGCAACCCGAACAAGCCTGAGGCAGCGTTCTCGGCCAACTCGCCGGGCAAGCGTCTGTTCGCGGCGCTGTCCTACCGTGCGGAATACTTCAACTTCGGCGCGACGACGCTGTCGCTCTACTTCGAAGGCCGCACCATCGGCAACTCGAGCTACGTCTTCTCCGGCGACCTCAACGGCGACGGCGCTTCGACCAACGACCTGATCTACATTCCCAAGGACGTGTCGGAGATGAACTTCCAGCAGTACAACAGCACGGTGAACGGCGTCACCAAGACCTTCACCGTGGCCGACCAGAACGCTGCCTGGGAAGCGTACATCAATCAGGACAAGTACCTCTCGGCCCACCGCGGCGAGTATGCCAAGCGTGGCGCGGTCTGGCTGCCGATGGTCTGGCGCACTGACCTCAGCGTGGTGCAGGAAGCCTTCGGGCGCGGTTTCGGGAAGAAGAACACCGTCTCGTTCCGCCTCGACATCCTGAACGTCGGCAACATGATCAACAAGGATTGGGGCCTCTCGCAGCGCCTCGTCTCCAACTCGCCGCTGCTGGCGCAGACCACCGGCGCCGACGGCAAGGCGCTCTACCGTCTCCGCGCCATCAGCAACGTCCTGATGGATCACTCGCTCGAAAAGACCGCTGGCAACAGCGACGTCTGGCGCATTCAGCTCGGCGCGCGCTACACCTTCAACTAG
- a CDS encoding LptF/LptG family permease: MKVFGILDRYVLRQWTGIFLLSAIGIPAISVLINTADRFGKLTDRHIPIPDIFLGQLYLFPWQMAQYLPAAVLFATVFTINGMGRHSELTAAKAGGVSFYRLIAPMLLLALLAVPLTFGLQEAAAVSTSRQRTLQGDRTSPKDVQRFQFGYSSPTKWTWVIKEMTRVPARAQGGLLIEGPIVAHQPHWTIAADSALWLGPRASWRFFSGVSVVTDSAGATTSFRYLSLRHRQLVETPNTLLDQEKKAEEMTMEEFRGYLAQLSRSGKPPGSLAVDLPLKYAVPFACIVIALFGAPLALTAPRAGAALGLAFALGTTLVYLTGTQIMKALGGKEIISPELAAWSMNGLFLLLALVLLKRVRS, from the coding sequence GTGAAGGTCTTCGGCATCCTCGACCGCTACGTGCTGCGGCAGTGGACCGGCATCTTCCTGCTGTCGGCGATCGGGATCCCGGCGATCTCGGTGCTGATCAATACCGCCGACCGCTTCGGCAAGCTCACCGACCGTCACATCCCGATTCCCGACATCTTCCTCGGCCAGCTCTATCTCTTCCCGTGGCAGATGGCGCAGTACCTCCCGGCCGCCGTGCTCTTCGCCACCGTCTTTACCATCAACGGGATGGGCCGTCACAGCGAACTGACGGCCGCGAAAGCGGGCGGCGTTTCGTTCTACCGGCTGATCGCGCCGATGCTCCTGCTCGCCCTGCTTGCGGTGCCACTGACCTTCGGGCTGCAGGAGGCCGCCGCCGTGAGCACCTCGCGCCAGCGCACCCTGCAAGGCGACCGGACCTCACCAAAGGATGTGCAGCGCTTCCAGTTCGGTTACAGCTCGCCCACGAAGTGGACCTGGGTCATCAAGGAGATGACGCGGGTACCCGCTCGCGCGCAGGGCGGGCTCCTGATCGAAGGACCGATCGTGGCGCACCAGCCGCACTGGACCATCGCCGCCGACAGCGCTCTCTGGCTCGGCCCCCGTGCGAGCTGGCGCTTCTTCTCCGGCGTCAGCGTGGTGACCGACAGTGCCGGGGCCACCACAAGCTTCCGCTATCTCTCCCTGCGGCATCGCCAGCTGGTCGAGACGCCGAACACGCTGCTCGACCAGGAGAAGAAGGCCGAAGAAATGACGATGGAGGAATTCCGCGGCTATCTGGCGCAATTGAGCCGCTCGGGGAAGCCGCCCGGATCGCTCGCGGTGGACCTGCCACTCAAGTACGCGGTGCCGTTCGCCTGCATCGTGATCGCCCTGTTTGGTGCACCACTCGCCCTCACCGCGCCGCGCGCTGGCGCCGCGCTCGGTCTCGCCTTCGCCCTCGGTACGACGCTGGTGTACCTCACCGGCACCCAGATCATGAAAGCGCTCGGTGGCAAGGAGATCATCTCGCCCGAACTCGCGGCGTGGTCAATGAACGGACTCTTCCTGCTGCTGGCGCTGGTGCTGCTGAAACGCGTCCGCTCCTGA